Proteins encoded in a region of the Diospyros lotus cultivar Yz01 chromosome 9, ASM1463336v1, whole genome shotgun sequence genome:
- the LOC127810158 gene encoding probable methyltransferase At1g27930, which yields MDRPMKSRLFLTEKPWFQVAVFGGLIGGVLLIAGLFRAADNPITCRMQRPVEEDRYPAAPLQLRAILHYATSHVVPQQSLAEISISFDVLRSLSPCNFLVFGLGHDSLMWASLNPGGTTLFLEEDPKWVQTVLKGSPDLQAYYVKYRTQLSEADHLLSTYKSELECFKWYLKGNEKCKLALNNLPNVVYEKEWDLIMVDAPRGYFAEAPGRMAAIYSAAVMGRNRKRWGMTHVFLHDVDRKVEKRFAEEFLCKKHLVKGVGRLWHFEIPPSGNDTDGRDASRFC from the coding sequence ATGGATCGACCAATGAAGAGCCGTCTCTTCCTTACGGAAAAGCCATGGTTCCAGGTCGCGGTTTTCGGCGGCCTCATCGGTGGCGTGCTGCTCATTGCCGGATTATTCCGGGCCGCCGACAATCCCATCACCTGTAGGATGCAGCGGCCGGTGGAGGAGGATCGGTACCCCGCGGCGCCGCTGCAGCTGCGAGCCATTCTCCACTACGCCACATCCCACGTCGTCCCTCAGCAGTCCCTGGCCGAGATCAGCATCTCCTTCGACGTCCTCCGATCTCTGTCGCCCTGCAACTTCCTCGTTTTCGGCCTCGGCCACGACTCCCTGATGTGGGCCTCGCTCAACCCCGGCGGCACCACCTTATTCCTGGAAGAGGATCCCAAATGGGTCCAAACCGTACTCAAGGGCTCGCCCGACCTCCAGGCGTATTACGTCAAGTACCGGACCCAGCTCTCCGAGGCGGATCACCTCCTCTCCACGTACAAGTCGGAGCTGGAGTGCTTCAAATGGTATCTGAAAGGGAACGAGAAATGCAAGCTGGCGCTGAATAATTTGCCGAACGTGGTGTACGAGAAGGAGTGGGACTTGATCATGGTGGACGCGCCGAGAGGGTACTTCGCGGAGGCGCCGGGGAGGATGGCGGCGATATACTCGGCAGCGGTGATGGGGCGGAACAGGAAGCGATGGGGAATGACGCACGTGTTCCTGCACGACGTGGACCGAAAGGTGGAGAAGAGATTCGCGGAGGAGTTTCTGTGTAAGAAGCATTTGGTGAAGGGCGTTGGGAGGCTCTGGCATTTCGAGATACCGCCGTCCGGTAACGACACCGACGGGAGGGATGCATCCCGGTTTTGCTAA